The sequence ATTTGACAAGCAATTTGTCTGAAAGTTCCAATCTTCGTCAAAATGACTAAAATTCAAACATCTCCTCAAGTAAATTCTAATGATAGGAGCTCGGATAGGAAGATCAGAAGGCCTCCGAAGTTCACCACCAGCTCTCCCCGGTCCAGGCTTGGACGTGGTTCAGTGACGCATTTCAGTCTTGCTGTTCAAACGAATCCTGGCCGCTTTCCAAAATGAAGATTACGTTTTAATaattttctctcttcattACATGACTCAATTAGTCGTCAATCACCTCTTCAGTCCTACGCTGTGTAGATCAGGTGGACAGAAGCGACAGTACTAGGCACTCTGTCTATAACAGGGCGGCACTGACATAATCCCGGACATGGGATCCAATTATACTGACTCGCATGAGACATACAATTGTTTGTTTTTGGAATTTTCATTTTGATAGCGCTCAAGTCAAAGCAGTAGATTGTTTCCCTTTGAGCGCTAAACGAAGCTCAGATGTCTCGGGATAGTCTAGCCTTTGGCCAAAATGATCTATTTCCTGCCCTGTGTGGCCTTGTCATTTAAGGCTGTGAGAACCTACCATCGTTCATCCCAGAAAAGGAATGCTCAATCCAATTGACTCTCTGTGACGAGATTCCCGCATTTCACATCTTTTGATGGCCGTATTTCCCCTCACATCTACCGCCTGTACTTCTCAGAGCTTTCCATTGCAGGCCATTTCCGTAGCTCATCACGTCGATCCCGAGGGCCCCACCTGACTAAGGCGATTCTTGGCGCCCGTACGCGATGGATACTCCGCGGAATCGCGCCCGTCGCTGGACCATCGACGTTCCTGAACGCGTGGTGACCATGTACGGTGAGCTTGGCAATAAATTGGTACGTCTCGATCGTGCCTGAGCACACCTATCCGGATGTTTGGATGTCTTGGTATTTCCGCCGGAATcacctctccccctctccctctcctcccccggCTCTGAACTCATGTCTTGTTCGAACAGGTTCAACATGCGAAACGCACACAGGCGCTCGCCCATCTCCCACCCTATCAGACGGAAATCGTCCGAGCCGTGACTCGGGAAGTCCGCGACCTTGACCGCGATGTAGCGCGCTTGCTCGACCCCTTTGAGGGTTCATTCAATCCCTCGGCCGACCCGGCCACCGCCTGCTCTCTTTTGGTGGATCACCTTTGCATGCGCCGGAATAAGCGCTGCCTGATGGCGTACCATCGGGTGCGGACGGAGAAACTGGAAGAGCTTTGCTGGACGGGAGTTGATGTGCTGGAGCAGCAACAGCCCAGCGACATGGGCGAGGACCGAGGCGTCTCGCAGGCTGCGGGTGGACACAGCTCGCTGAgcccgaggaagaggagtaCTTTCGACTGTACAGTGATCTGCTGGCGGCATATAAGGGCCAATGGACCGATGTGGACTTGACGGGTACCTTGGAGCCCCCCCAGGATCTCTTCATTGATGTACGCGTGTTGAAAGATGCGGGGGAGATTCAGACCGAATATGGGTACGTGCATTGtggctcttcctcctcctgatTCCCTGCACACGCCGCTGTGTTTCTGCATGCTAACTCAATTTTGAACGAAAATAGTGTGATCAATTTGACCAAGAATAGTCAGCTCTATGTCCGACAAGGGGATGTGGAGCGATTGATCGCCCAGGGCTTCTTGGAGAGGCTTAGTTGATGGAGGACTGGACAGGTTGCGGCTTGACGATTCCGTTTATCTACGAGCGATCCTGGTTCTTGGGGGTGTAGGACCCCGGCAGTGACGAGCCATTTGTTGTCTATTCATTCTCTTCATTGATACCCCAGCCATGGATCCAATGGCATATTGTAAAGGGCGATGTTTTGGTTGCTGAGTTTGtgttgttctttttcccttgTTTTTTGTTGCGTGCATGTTCCGGCCTACTTCATACACCATACCATGGCCTACCACCACGGCCCAAGTTATTTTAGTTATTTACCGTGCACTACTCTTCTATGATTTGGTGGTAAGACAGAAAATACCGCTCAATCAATAGAAATCATTCGTGAGATTGGGTTATTGTCCTCTCGCATTGTGTCCTATGAATGTCGGTCCATTCTCGGCCATGAACTCGGAGTTCTCGGACCGAAGCGATGCTCTTGGGGGTGCAATCCACTTCCCGAGAGTCCTGACGGTTGCACGCGACGATTCCATAGTCCCCGCGCCTTCTCCCGTGATGATCAAAGCGATTTAGACCGCAGAATCGACTGTGTCAAAGTGTTGAATAAGCAAACGAGAAGAAATAAAAGGCTGTTTTATCTGCAAACGAGACTGTGATCCGCCGACTATCCAGAGCTCGGACCAGGCCCTGGACGTGGACGTAGTCGGTGGCACCGGTGCAGCACGTGCAGCTCAATGCAGCGGTGGGTGGAGATGGACGTGCGGCTCGTTCAGGGCCCAGAGCCCCGCCGACTAAGTCCGCAAGGCTACGAGACTATGGGTAGCTACCTATCCCTCCCGTCTACACCAGCCAGGCCGCCATTCAATGCGATATTTGTATCTAGATTAAACGTATGCACAGCGACAATGCATATTTCTAAGCAAACAATTGAGTATATAAGCCCACAAGAACCCAGTTATTCTGCCAAACTTCAAATCCTGCCAGAGTCTTCTAAATGAGATAACTTTTTAACTTCAAATATTCGGTACCTATGTCCAGCtcaacaaaagaaaacaaagaatcAAATGGAATCATGTCATTACAATAAGTAATCTCAAATACGAGAGCGAATGAGCGCGTAAGTTAAGAGACCTTAGGGCCTTCAGACACAGGAAGCAGCAAAAAGGTCAAGAGAGAAttggggagaagaggaaggaaaaGCTACATACGCATGTCAAAAGCTGCTCACAGGCGGATACAGATATAAGGCACAGTTaaagagagatagagagaggaAAGGTGAAATTGACTTAGGGGGAGAGGGCCAAAGTTGGAATGTAGCTGGTCTGCGCACCGGTAGAA comes from Penicillium oxalicum strain HP7-1 chromosome I, whole genome shotgun sequence and encodes:
- a CDS encoding DNA replication complex GINS protein psf1, yielding MDTPRNRARRWTIDVPERVVTMYGELGNKLVQHAKRTQALAHLPPYQTEIVRAVTREVRDLDRDVARLLDPFEGSFNPSADPATACSLLVDHLCMRRNKRCLMAYHRVRTEKLEELCWTGVDVLEQQQPSDMGEDRGEYFRLYSDLLAAYKGQWTDVDLTGTLEPPQDLFIDVRVLKDAGEIQTEYGVINLTKNSQLYVRQGDVERLIAQGFLERLS